AGTGTGGCCGCCCAGGTCCTCAATTACCGCCAGCCACTGCTGCTGGTGCATGGTGTCGCGCGCAATCAGAAAGCTCAGCATGTCTTTCATGCCGGAATCGTCCGTCAATTCGTACAGGCGGCAGGCCAGGGCGCGGCCGGTCGCTTCGGCTGTCACGTTGGCGTACATGTCGGCAGCCAAGTTGCCACTGGCGTAAACGTGCGAACCGCAAAAGGGCACGCCATTGGCATCGGCCGCCAGCGCCGCCATGCCGGCCGACAGGTACTGGCGGGGGTCCATACCGCCCATCACGGCCGCCACCACCGGATTCTGCGCCGCAGCGGCTTCCTGCGTATCAGCGGGAGCGCCTTCCAGATTCAGTGCCACGGCGGTGGCCAGCATCTGAATGTGTCCAATTTCCTCGGTGCCAGTGGTCATCAGCATGTCGCGGTACTTGACGGGGCCACGCGCACCAAAAGCCTGAAATAGATACTGCAAACAAACCCGGATTTCGCCTTCGACACCCCCAATAGCCTGTTGAAGCAACCGAGCAAAGCGGGGGTCAGGTGTATCCACACGGACGGGGTATTGCAATTTGTTGTCATGGTAGAACATGAGTTCTCCTCTGTGCGGAGGGTAAAAGGCGACGTCGTTGTTCAGACAGGTCAAGGCGGCTTTAGCAGCTTCGCCTGGCCAGACCCCAATCAAGGTGAAATCGCGGCGCCAACGCGCGCGCCTGGCCTGTGCTGCTCGCTCAAGCTGCCTCAAGTTCCCTTTCGGCGCTTCTCATAAACAGACGATTCGGCAGTCAGAGAAGACCTGGCACAAAGGGAAACCCTCTGCGCCGCCGGCAAGGGAGGCCAGCCGCAAGCGTTCAACAGGTGAAGGGCCCTTCAGGCAACGCTCGGACCACCGTCAGATCCTATGTGTTCGAGGAAAAATTGCGTCTGGGACGGCTGCTTTATAGTGAATGTCCATTTTGAATGGTCCTGACTAGAGTTTTGCGGTGCCGCACGGCACACCGATCAACCATTGAACTGGGAGGAGGTTTTCCCGTGTCTCTCGCTCGCCCTGTCCCTGGACCCCCAGGCCTGATCGTTCTGGCGCACTTGCGCTGGAGTTTCGTGTTTCAGCGCCCGCAGCACCTGATGACTCGCGCTGCGGTCACGCGGCCGGTGTATTACGTGGAAGAACCCGTGTTCAGCCCCGGCGCAGATCGCCTGACCCTCCGGCGCGAGGCAGCAGGCCTGACAATCTGCACGCCCCATCTCCGAGCGGGGCAAAGCGCCACCGAAGCCCAGGCCTGCACCGCAACTCTGCTCAGCGAGTTGGTGGAGGCCGAGGACCTTCCGGAATACGACCTATGGGTTTACACACCCATGGAGTTGCCTGTGGCCGACCAGTTAAGTCCCCGCGCCGTGATCTATGACTGCATGGACGAACTCGCCAATTTTCATGGCGCGGCCCCCGAACTGCGCGTCCGAGAAGCTGAACTATTCCGCCGCGCCGACGTGGTCTTTACAGGTGGTCAGCAGCTCTTTGAGGCCAAGTCGGCCCGACATGCCAATGTCCACGCCTTTCCCTCCAGCGTGGACACCGCCCACTTCAGGCAGGCCCGGTCGCCACTCGCTGAACCGGCTGATCAGCATGCTCTCGCTGGCCCTCGCTTCGGCTTTGCAGGTGTGATTGACGAGCGCCTGAACCTGGACCTTCTGCGCAGACTGGCCGCCAGGCGGCCTGAGTGGCATTTCGTGTTTCTGGGGCCGGTGGTCAAGATTGATCCAGCGACTCTCCCACAGGGCCCCAACATGCATTACCTGGGTATGAAAAGCTATGCAGAGCTGCCCGCCTATCTGGCACACTGGGACGTGGCCCTGTTGCCATTTGCACACAACGAGGCCACCGCTTTCATCAGCCCGACCAAGACACCTGAATACCTTGCGGCGGGTCTACCCGTGGTGTCGACCAGCATCCACGATGTCGTGCAGCCCTACGGCGAGCAGGGCCTCGTGCAAATTGCAGACGGAACTGCAGCCTTTGAAGCCGCCTGTGCGGCTGCCCTGGCTGGATGGGGCACGCCGGCTGCACAGGCCACGCTTCAGCGCGTTGACCTCCTTCTGGCCCAGCAGTCCTGGGACAGAACCTGGGCAGCAATGGACGCTCACCTGTGTGCCCTGGGGCGCCCAGGGAGGGCCGAGTGGCCCCTGATCCTGGCAGGAGCCCACAACTAAACTGGCAACAGGCAAACGGCTTGATGTGCTCACTGCAAACGCAGGATTTACCAGACCAGTGGTCTCTCAACGTTTCGGCAATGTCAGCTGTCTTTTTCTCTCGCCAGATTCCCTGTCCCAAGCTCTCAATGCTGGAGAGAGCAGGCATAAACCTTGGTCGCCGCCAAGGCCCATTTGACTTAAACAATGGGCATTCTGTGGACTCTGAAGACCGCAGTACACGACAAATTGCCGGCCTCACGTCCTG
The DNA window shown above is from Deinococcus betulae and carries:
- a CDS encoding glycosyltransferase, which codes for MSLARPVPGPPGLIVLAHLRWSFVFQRPQHLMTRAAVTRPVYYVEEPVFSPGADRLTLRREAAGLTICTPHLRAGQSATEAQACTATLLSELVEAEDLPEYDLWVYTPMELPVADQLSPRAVIYDCMDELANFHGAAPELRVREAELFRRADVVFTGGQQLFEAKSARHANVHAFPSSVDTAHFRQARSPLAEPADQHALAGPRFGFAGVIDERLNLDLLRRLAARRPEWHFVFLGPVVKIDPATLPQGPNMHYLGMKSYAELPAYLAHWDVALLPFAHNEATAFISPTKTPEYLAAGLPVVSTSIHDVVQPYGEQGLVQIADGTAAFEAACAAALAGWGTPAAQATLQRVDLLLAQQSWDRTWAAMDAHLCALGRPGRAEWPLILAGAHN
- a CDS encoding manganese catalase family protein, producing the protein MFYHDNKLQYPVRVDTPDPRFARLLQQAIGGVEGEIRVCLQYLFQAFGARGPVKYRDMLMTTGTEEIGHIQMLATAVALNLEGAPADTQEAAAAQNPVVAAVMGGMDPRQYLSAGMAALAADANGVPFCGSHVYASGNLAADMYANVTAEATGRALACRLYELTDDSGMKDMLSFLIARDTMHQQQWLAVIEDLGGHTATLPIPNTFDQRAEHQEFSYNFFLTGVEGTPAPEGRWSTGPSMDGKGEFRMRQAEPMGGEPRLAPPMSGSYAQAQQGVSDRAGPQLD